The following are from one region of the Halodesulfurarchaeum sp. HSR-GB genome:
- a CDS encoding metallophosphoesterase family protein, with amino-acid sequence MKVGLISDIHANRVALEAVLEDMPPVDRIVCAGDLVGYNPWPAAVIETIQEQEIPCVQGNHDRMVASGRNFPGNEMARAGVRLARKQLSADQIAFLDGLPPERHVFDGRVKIVHGHPADPDHYTYPEEFGPDLLGEESVLVLGHTHVQHVAETSEGVIVNPGSVGQPRDRDPRAAYAVLDLDSISVEPRRVSYDIPQVEQATIEAGLPRSTATRLRDGR; translated from the coding sequence ATGAAGGTCGGGCTCATCTCGGACATCCACGCGAACCGGGTGGCGCTCGAAGCCGTGCTGGAAGACATGCCCCCAGTCGATCGGATCGTCTGCGCCGGGGATCTGGTCGGGTACAATCCCTGGCCGGCAGCCGTAATCGAGACGATTCAGGAGCAGGAGATTCCCTGCGTGCAGGGGAATCACGACCGGATGGTCGCCTCGGGACGGAACTTCCCGGGAAACGAAATGGCCAGAGCAGGCGTCCGACTGGCCCGGAAGCAGCTCTCGGCCGACCAGATCGCCTTCCTCGACGGCTTGCCGCCTGAGCGGCACGTTTTCGACGGGCGGGTGAAGATCGTCCACGGCCACCCTGCGGATCCGGATCACTACACCTACCCCGAAGAGTTCGGGCCGGACCTGCTCGGCGAGGAGTCAGTGCTCGTCCTCGGCCACACCCACGTGCAGCACGTCGCGGAGACTTCCGAGGGCGTGATCGTCAACCCCGGCAGCGTGGGCCAGCCCCGGGATCGGGACCCCCGAGCGGCCTACGCGGTGCTGGATCTCGATTCTATCTCTGTCGAGCCCCGTCGGGTGTCCTACGACATCCCCCAGGTCGAGCAGGCCACAATCGAGGCCGGGTTGCCACGGTCGACGGCTACCCGCCTACGGGACGGCCGATAG
- the lipA gene encoding lipoyl synthase, with protein MRARKSRAMAQRKPAWLRAELSGVDRQHHAVHETVADRDLNTVCEGASCPNREECWSQERTASFMILGDTCTRDCSFCDVPTGSPSPPDPTEPDRLAGAVEDLDLSYVVLTSVDRDDLPDGGAEHFADCIRAVRERNPETTIEVLIPDFMGSTDALRTIVRAGPDVIGHNLETVRRLQGELRDPRAAYYQSLSVLEGVKKLDETIFTKSALMVGFGETEAEVTDAMDDLRGAAVDLLTIGQYLRPSADHPEVQEYVPPEQFEAYREYGEAQGFEYVAAAPTVRSSYRAGELWVENALDDGVEPDRL; from the coding sequence TTGCGGGCTCGAAAAAGCCGGGCCATGGCCCAGCGGAAACCAGCGTGGCTTCGGGCTGAGCTCTCCGGAGTCGATCGACAGCACCACGCCGTTCACGAGACCGTCGCGGATCGGGACCTGAACACCGTCTGTGAGGGAGCCTCCTGCCCCAATCGCGAGGAGTGCTGGTCACAGGAGCGCACCGCCTCGTTCATGATTCTCGGGGACACCTGCACGCGGGACTGTTCGTTCTGTGACGTGCCTACCGGGTCGCCGAGCCCGCCTGACCCGACAGAGCCCGATCGACTGGCCGGGGCGGTCGAGGATCTGGATCTCTCCTATGTGGTCCTCACCTCGGTCGACCGGGACGACCTGCCCGACGGCGGCGCCGAACACTTCGCTGACTGCATTCGGGCCGTCCGCGAGCGAAACCCCGAAACCACCATCGAGGTGCTCATTCCCGATTTCATGGGCTCGACCGACGCCCTGCGCACCATCGTCCGGGCCGGCCCCGACGTGATCGGTCACAACCTGGAGACGGTTCGCCGGCTCCAGGGAGAGCTCAGGGATCCACGAGCGGCCTATTACCAGTCCCTCTCGGTGCTCGAGGGCGTAAAGAAACTCGATGAGACCATCTTCACGAAAAGCGCCCTCATGGTCGGGTTCGGGGAAACAGAAGCCGAGGTCACCGACGCGATGGACGATCTGCGAGGCGCGGCCGTCGATTTGCTCACCATCGGACAGTACCTGCGGCCCTCCGCCGACCACCCGGAAGTCCAGGAGTACGTTCCACCCGAGCAGTTCGAGGCCTACCGCGAGTACGGCGAGGCCCAGGGATTCGAATACGTCGCTGCGGCTCCGACCGTCCGGTCCTCCTATCGGGCCGGTGAACTCTGGGTCGAGAACGCCCTCGACGACGGGGTCGAACCCGATCGCCTCTAG
- a CDS encoding radical SAM protein, producing the protein MASNPLRSVVDLLWVQCPMELAYGPVPSRRLGQSLGINNVPPTTCTYACVYCQLGSTTNPETDRQAFFDPAEIESAIEDRLAALGPEETVDYVTFVPDGEPTLDVNLGETIDRLQRFPVDVAVITNGSLLRLESVRADLARADWLSVKVDAADHEVWTQVDRPHGAVDFEAVRDGIVRFARDFEGTLTTETMLVAGVNDGAAVEPTAKLVGEIAPDTAFVAVPTRPPDEEWVEPPDEAEVTRAYRTFTEYVDDVEYLIGAEGDSFASTGDPRTDLLGVTAVHPMRASQVSALLDREDADWSVVEDLLDAGELIELEYDQETFYVRPISPDRH; encoded by the coding sequence ATGGCTTCCAATCCCCTACGGTCGGTCGTGGACCTGCTATGGGTCCAGTGTCCCATGGAACTCGCATACGGCCCCGTTCCGTCACGTCGACTCGGACAGAGTCTCGGCATCAACAACGTCCCGCCCACGACCTGCACCTACGCCTGTGTGTACTGTCAACTCGGGTCGACCACCAACCCCGAGACGGACCGCCAGGCGTTTTTCGACCCCGCGGAAATCGAGTCGGCGATCGAGGACCGACTCGCGGCGCTCGGGCCAGAGGAGACGGTCGACTACGTCACCTTTGTCCCCGACGGGGAGCCGACCCTGGATGTCAACCTTGGCGAGACGATCGACCGATTGCAACGCTTTCCCGTGGACGTCGCAGTCATCACCAACGGGTCGCTCCTCCGACTGGAATCGGTCCGTGCGGACCTCGCCCGGGCCGACTGGCTCTCGGTCAAGGTCGACGCCGCCGACCACGAGGTCTGGACGCAGGTCGATCGCCCCCACGGGGCGGTCGACTTCGAGGCGGTCCGTGACGGTATAGTGCGATTCGCTCGTGACTTCGAGGGCACGTTGACGACCGAAACGATGCTCGTCGCCGGGGTCAACGACGGGGCCGCAGTCGAACCGACTGCGAAACTCGTCGGCGAAATCGCCCCTGACACCGCTTTCGTGGCTGTCCCCACCCGCCCGCCCGACGAGGAGTGGGTGGAGCCACCCGACGAAGCCGAAGTTACCCGGGCCTATCGGACCTTCACCGAGTACGTCGATGACGTGGAGTATTTGATCGGTGCGGAGGGGGATAGCTTTGCCAGCACGGGCGATCCCCGGACCGACCTGCTGGGCGTGACGGCGGTCCACCCCATGCGGGCCTCCCAGGTGTCGGCATTGCTGGACCGGGAGGACGCCGACTGGTCAGTTGTCGAGGACCTCCTCGATGCGGGCGAACTGATCGAACTCGAGTACGACCAGGAAACCTTCTACGTGCGCCCCATCAGCCCCGACCGGCACTAA
- a CDS encoding tryptophanase, which translates to MRSYLSKMVSSTRLPPREERETAIEAAGYNVFNLDAETVYIDLLTDSGTGTMSDEQWAALFRGDESYAGSSSFRAFEEAVESVMGFEHVVPAHQGRGAENVLYGTLFEDGDVVPNNTHFDTTRAHVANAGANPVDCPVEDAMDPDAPGDFKGNLDLDCVRALAEEHGTESIPAIVLTITNNSAAGQPVSVENTREASALADELDVPLVVDACRFAENAHFVKQREPEFADASVAEIAREQLSYADAVVMSAKKDGITNIGGFVAVRDPDLFERVKQRAILYEGFVTYGGMAGRDLEALAVGLREAVEDEYVAQRVGQTQTLGEELAAAGVPIYQPVGGHAVYLDAEKMVPEVPKSQFPGQALVVELYRQGGVRAVELGSFAFPGTDRPELVRLALPRRTYHREHIDHVVETAATVLEATDSVPGYEIVAEPPNEELRHFSAELKPV; encoded by the coding sequence ATGCGCTCGTATCTCTCGAAGATGGTGAGCAGTACCCGGCTTCCGCCTCGCGAGGAACGCGAGACGGCCATCGAGGCGGCCGGCTACAACGTCTTCAATCTTGACGCCGAAACCGTGTACATCGACCTGTTGACCGACAGCGGAACCGGTACCATGAGCGACGAGCAGTGGGCCGCCCTCTTTCGCGGCGACGAGTCCTACGCGGGCAGTTCGAGTTTCAGGGCCTTCGAGGAGGCCGTCGAATCGGTCATGGGTTTCGAGCACGTCGTCCCTGCTCACCAGGGCCGGGGCGCGGAGAACGTCCTCTACGGGACCCTGTTCGAGGACGGCGACGTGGTCCCGAACAACACCCATTTCGACACCACGCGTGCACACGTCGCGAACGCCGGGGCGAATCCGGTGGACTGCCCGGTCGAGGATGCCATGGACCCGGACGCTCCCGGCGACTTCAAGGGCAATCTCGATCTCGACTGCGTGCGGGCACTCGCCGAGGAGCACGGAACGGAGTCGATCCCGGCGATCGTGCTGACGATCACCAACAACTCCGCGGCCGGCCAGCCCGTCAGTGTCGAAAACACCCGCGAGGCGAGTGCGCTGGCGGATGAACTCGACGTGCCGCTGGTCGTCGATGCCTGTCGGTTCGCCGAGAACGCACACTTCGTCAAACAGCGTGAGCCGGAGTTCGCGGATGCGAGCGTTGCCGAGATCGCGCGCGAACAGCTCTCGTATGCCGATGCGGTGGTCATGAGCGCCAAGAAAGACGGGATCACCAACATCGGCGGGTTCGTGGCCGTTCGGGATCCCGACCTGTTCGAGCGGGTCAAACAGCGGGCGATCCTCTACGAGGGCTTTGTGACCTACGGGGGGATGGCCGGCCGAGATCTGGAGGCTCTCGCAGTCGGACTCCGGGAGGCCGTCGAGGACGAGTACGTGGCCCAGCGGGTGGGACAGACCCAGACCCTCGGCGAGGAACTCGCGGCGGCCGGGGTCCCGATCTACCAGCCAGTCGGCGGCCACGCCGTCTACCTCGACGCCGAGAAGATGGTGCCCGAAGTGCCGAAATCCCAGTTCCCGGGCCAGGCGCTGGTGGTCGAACTGTACCGCCAGGGCGGCGTGCGGGCCGTGGAACTCGGGAGCTTTGCCTTCCCCGGCACCGACCGGCCGGAACTGGTCCGCCTCGCGCTTCCCCGCCGGACCTATCACCGCGAACACATCGATCACGTCGTCGAGACGGCGGCGACAGTCCTGGAGGCGACCGATTCGGTCCCCGGCTACGAGATCGTCGCCGAACCGCCAAACGAGGAACTCCGGCACTTCTCCGCGGAACTAAAACCGGTCTGA
- a CDS encoding Na+/H+ antiporter NhaC family protein → MSDFGALSLVPPLLAILLAIVTRKAVLSLFLGVWVGGVIYSGGLGVGQTFTWIASALGDSVFHAQVVIFLLLLGSAVAMIWRIGGSHAVRDWTMNHLDSQRKAGVVAWLLGIAMFFDDYANTAIVGSSVKDVSDRLKISREKLSYIVDSTAAPVSTLGISSWVAYQLTMIEEGYAATDLAASEIPDAFEVFLQSIPFNMYAILAIVMVGIVVLSGRDYGEMLGAEHRAATTGLVSREGARPMQDVAAELGEPDVTNPRLRSFFLPIAVLIVVTLGSGLYTGYQPGATLQEMFTGGDYAMALIFGSFAMVVSTYLLAWFDGHLTLGESVDVTIDGFSLMLTAVTILVLAWSIGNVANDLGTGKYVAGIATQTLSPAVLPAVVLFVTGFVAFSMGSAWAAMSIMTPIVIPVAWELAGTHTMVAVVVGMVFSGAIFGDHTSPISDTTVLSATFTGADLIDHVRTQLYYAITVAVVTASLMVVWGVTRISPVILLVVGVVVLTGLVYALSALDARRRSIDPVQTPVESAED, encoded by the coding sequence ATGTCAGACTTTGGCGCGCTCTCCCTCGTGCCCCCGCTGTTGGCGATCCTTTTGGCGATCGTCACACGGAAGGCCGTATTGTCACTCTTCCTCGGCGTCTGGGTCGGGGGAGTCATTTACTCCGGCGGGCTCGGCGTCGGCCAGACCTTCACCTGGATCGCGTCGGCACTCGGCGACAGCGTCTTTCACGCACAGGTCGTGATCTTCCTGTTGCTCCTGGGCTCGGCCGTCGCGATGATCTGGCGCATCGGCGGCTCGCATGCCGTTCGGGACTGGACGATGAACCACCTCGACAGCCAGCGCAAGGCCGGCGTCGTGGCCTGGCTTTTGGGCATCGCGATGTTCTTCGACGATTACGCCAACACGGCCATCGTCGGGAGCAGCGTGAAAGACGTCTCGGACCGGCTCAAGATCTCCCGGGAGAAACTCTCCTACATCGTCGACTCGACGGCGGCCCCGGTCTCGACGCTGGGGATCTCCTCCTGGGTCGCCTATCAGCTCACGATGATCGAGGAGGGCTACGCGGCGACCGACCTCGCCGCAAGCGAGATCCCCGACGCCTTCGAGGTGTTCCTCCAGTCAATTCCCTTCAACATGTACGCCATCCTCGCCATCGTGATGGTCGGCATCGTGGTCCTCTCGGGGCGGGACTACGGCGAGATGCTGGGGGCCGAACATCGAGCCGCGACGACCGGACTCGTGAGTCGCGAGGGGGCCCGGCCGATGCAGGACGTCGCGGCCGAACTGGGCGAACCCGACGTGACCAACCCCCGGTTGCGGTCCTTTTTCCTCCCGATCGCGGTGCTCATCGTCGTCACCCTCGGGTCGGGACTGTACACGGGCTACCAGCCGGGAGCCACCCTCCAGGAGATGTTCACCGGCGGAGACTATGCGATGGCCCTGATCTTCGGGTCCTTCGCGATGGTCGTCTCGACGTACCTATTGGCCTGGTTCGACGGCCACCTGACGCTGGGCGAGAGTGTTGATGTCACCATCGACGGCTTCTCCCTCATGCTGACCGCGGTGACGATCCTTGTGTTGGCCTGGTCGATCGGCAACGTCGCGAACGACCTGGGCACCGGGAAGTACGTCGCCGGCATCGCCACCCAGACCCTCTCCCCGGCCGTGTTACCCGCCGTCGTGCTCTTCGTCACGGGCTTTGTCGCCTTCTCGATGGGGAGTGCGTGGGCCGCCATGAGCATCATGACGCCCATCGTGATCCCGGTGGCCTGGGAACTCGCCGGGACACACACCATGGTCGCCGTGGTCGTCGGGATGGTCTTCTCGGGGGCGATCTTCGGCGATCACACCTCGCCGATCTCGGACACGACCGTCCTCTCCGCGACCTTCACCGGGGCTGACCTGATCGATCACGTGCGCACGCAACTCTATTATGCGATCACCGTCGCCGTGGTTACCGCGTCTCTGATGGTCGTCTGGGGCGTGACCCGCATCTCGCCGGTGATCCTCCTGGTGGTCGGTGTGGTGGTCCTGACCGGCCTGGTCTATGCCCTCTCCGCTCTCGACGCGAGGCGTCGGTCCATCGATCCGGTCCAGACGCCAGTCGAGTCGGCCGAGGACTGA
- a CDS encoding twin-arginine translocation signal domain-containing protein: MTDPGKYEGDGIDRRTLLKGTATLAGAGLIGVPMLSGSAAAKPNRTPCHRDFTCSGDGTYVKFEFVIEEDDEGNVLDCYFEEETDTGLLEITDWEHKPGEPCEPIAVEWDSDTHVATTVLAFGGRDCELVEDPGTSYNADGDGDAGLDTPSGQTAAISNLQFCVEEAPFPACPFYGTTRSDPTAINSIQYDAGLGAIVETSIGDIPDDFADSNYPNGVAFDDASDVWYFAEKNGALKTMNEDGALGIEEYGVITPANESIAGAAFRDDTAEYLFIPNGTNRLMAASIAGGSVTTRDVVTLNWSVGLGDLAINRAEDVLYVSTTSSDTVVGALFFSVDLQDPTVQTLIASEADGDRTEVAIKSQIAFDADETLWAHNAGTGEWRTVTDLTTGALSDVVATTREYTDLARCGFAEYSQA; the protein is encoded by the coding sequence ATGACAGATCCAGGGAAATACGAGGGGGACGGAATCGACCGCCGAACACTACTCAAGGGGACTGCGACACTCGCCGGTGCGGGACTCATCGGCGTTCCGATGCTGAGCGGGAGCGCCGCAGCGAAGCCGAATCGGACCCCGTGTCACCGGGATTTCACCTGCAGCGGGGACGGAACGTACGTCAAGTTCGAGTTCGTCATCGAGGAAGACGACGAGGGGAACGTCCTGGATTGCTACTTCGAGGAGGAGACGGACACCGGATTGCTCGAGATCACGGACTGGGAGCACAAACCCGGCGAGCCCTGTGAGCCCATCGCCGTGGAGTGGGACTCGGACACACACGTCGCAACGACGGTGCTGGCCTTCGGCGGCAGAGACTGTGAACTCGTCGAGGACCCGGGAACGTCCTATAACGCAGACGGGGATGGTGATGCTGGTCTGGACACGCCCAGCGGGCAGACGGCCGCGATCAGTAACCTCCAGTTCTGTGTCGAGGAGGCTCCGTTCCCGGCATGTCCGTTCTACGGGACCACCCGGTCGGACCCGACGGCGATCAACAGCATCCAATATGACGCCGGGCTCGGCGCGATCGTCGAGACGTCGATCGGCGACATCCCCGATGACTTCGCGGACAGTAACTACCCGAACGGCGTGGCCTTCGACGACGCGAGCGACGTCTGGTACTTCGCCGAGAAGAACGGCGCCCTCAAGACGATGAACGAGGACGGCGCGCTCGGAATCGAGGAGTACGGCGTCATCACGCCGGCCAACGAGTCGATCGCCGGGGCCGCGTTCCGGGACGACACCGCGGAGTACCTGTTCATCCCGAACGGGACAAACCGGCTCATGGCCGCGTCCATCGCGGGCGGCAGCGTGACGACTCGGGATGTCGTCACCCTGAATTGGTCGGTCGGGCTTGGGGACCTCGCGATCAACCGGGCGGAAGACGTCCTGTATGTCAGCACGACCAGCTCGGACACTGTCGTCGGCGCGCTGTTCTTCAGCGTCGACCTGCAGGACCCGACCGTCCAGACACTGATCGCCAGCGAGGCGGACGGCGACCGGACCGAAGTCGCGATCAAGTCCCAGATCGCCTTCGACGCGGACGAGACCCTCTGGGCGCACAACGCGGGCACCGGCGAGTGGAGAACGGTGACCGACCTCACCACGGGCGCACTGAGCGACGTGGTCGCGACGACGAGGGAGTACACCGACCTCGCCCGCTGTGGGTTCGCGGAGTACAGCCAGGCCTGA
- a CDS encoding biotin/lipoate A/B protein ligase family protein produces the protein MQAQGGPGMWWPVTWRLVPEGQFDAASNMALDQAIQERVAEGADPVIRFYRWEPAAVSIGYFQSLEREVDIEACESADIDYVRRRTGGGAVYHDPAGELTYSVIAPEENYSADIEASYREICERVLDGFDRLGIDADFAPINDIEYDGRKLSGNAQTRRNGVLLQHGTLLYDLDPDEMFTALSVDEAKLSDKAIEAARNRVATVSSVSDASMADLRSAMIEAFTAGRNYRVDDYHAAELDRAERLAEEKYRTDAWNRDG, from the coding sequence TTGCAGGCGCAGGGCGGACCGGGGATGTGGTGGCCCGTGACCTGGCGACTCGTTCCGGAGGGCCAGTTCGACGCGGCGAGTAACATGGCACTCGATCAGGCGATCCAGGAGCGGGTCGCCGAGGGTGCGGATCCGGTTATCAGGTTCTACCGCTGGGAACCCGCTGCCGTCAGCATCGGCTACTTCCAGTCCCTGGAACGTGAGGTGGATATCGAGGCCTGCGAGTCGGCCGACATCGACTACGTCCGTCGTCGAACTGGGGGCGGGGCGGTCTACCACGACCCGGCCGGGGAGCTCACCTACTCCGTGATCGCCCCCGAAGAGAACTATTCGGCGGACATCGAGGCGAGCTACCGGGAGATCTGCGAGCGGGTCCTCGACGGGTTCGACCGCCTGGGCATCGATGCCGACTTCGCGCCGATCAACGACATCGAGTACGACGGTCGGAAGCTCTCGGGGAACGCTCAGACCCGCCGAAACGGCGTGTTGCTCCAGCACGGAACACTCCTCTATGATCTCGACCCCGATGAGATGTTCACGGCCCTGTCCGTCGACGAGGCGAAACTATCAGACAAGGCTATCGAGGCCGCCCGAAACCGGGTCGCCACCGTTAGCTCGGTGAGCGACGCCTCGATGGCTGACCTTCGATCGGCGATGATCGAGGCGTTTACCGCCGGCCGAAACTATCGAGTCGACGACTATCACGCAGCGGAACTGGACCGGGCCGAGAGGCTGGCTGAGGAGAAGTACCGGACCGACGCCTGGAACCGCGACGGCTAG
- a CDS encoding aspartate kinase, which translates to MRVVTKFGGTSLGSGERIDRAADSIAEVAEAGHEIAVVASAMGDTTDELLDAIEFEATDRDEAEIVSMGERTSVRLLKAALTARGIDSVFVEPGHPDWPVVTNELGEVLPEETRRRAQALSEKLGDVVPIITGFLAEDPEGNMTTLGRGGSDTTAIMLGQYMDADQVVIVTDVEGVMTGDPNVVEGAQNVGEITVDELRNLSFRGAEVVAPSALSYKDEDLTVRVIHYQHRDILSGGTTIEGKFEHMVDMREEPLACLTVAGRSIRTSPGILHTLSGALYEADINVDAVASGMDSITFYVGADVADTAENVLHDKILKTNTLSSVTVTEDIAVIRVLGTEFPDQPGVVQDIVGPLAGAHINLVDVITSATSVAAFVPWADREKALEIVQNAF; encoded by the coding sequence ATGCGGGTAGTCACCAAGTTTGGCGGGACGAGTCTGGGCAGCGGCGAGCGCATCGACCGGGCAGCGGATTCTATTGCGGAGGTGGCCGAGGCGGGCCACGAGATCGCGGTCGTCGCGAGTGCGATGGGTGATACGACCGACGAACTTCTCGACGCGATCGAGTTCGAGGCGACTGACCGGGACGAAGCCGAGATCGTCTCGATGGGGGAACGAACCAGCGTTCGGCTCCTCAAGGCCGCGCTCACTGCCCGGGGGATCGACAGTGTCTTCGTCGAACCGGGACACCCCGACTGGCCGGTCGTCACGAACGAACTGGGCGAGGTCCTCCCCGAGGAGACCCGCCGGCGAGCCCAGGCCCTCTCGGAGAAACTCGGGGATGTCGTTCCGATAATCACGGGATTCCTCGCGGAGGACCCCGAGGGCAACATGACCACGCTCGGCCGCGGTGGGAGCGACACGACGGCCATCATGCTCGGCCAGTACATGGACGCCGACCAGGTGGTCATCGTTACCGACGTCGAAGGGGTCATGACCGGCGACCCGAACGTCGTCGAGGGGGCCCAGAACGTCGGGGAGATCACCGTCGACGAACTCCGAAACCTCTCGTTCCGGGGGGCCGAGGTCGTCGCTCCGAGCGCGCTCAGCTACAAGGACGAGGACCTGACCGTCCGGGTCATCCACTACCAGCACCGGGACATCCTCTCCGGGGGGACCACCATCGAGGGCAAGTTCGAGCATATGGTCGACATGCGCGAGGAACCACTGGCCTGTCTCACCGTCGCCGGCCGCTCGATTCGAACCAGTCCGGGGATTCTCCACACGCTCTCGGGGGCGCTCTACGAGGCCGACATCAACGTCGACGCGGTGGCCTCGGGCATGGACTCCATCACGTTCTACGTCGGGGCGGACGTCGCCGACACCGCCGAAAACGTCCTGCACGACAAGATCCTCAAGACCAACACCCTCTCCAGTGTCACCGTCACCGAGGACATTGCCGTCATCCGGGTCCTGGGGACCGAGTTCCCGGACCAACCCGGCGTCGTTCAGGACATCGTCGGCCCGCTGGCCGGGGCTCACATCAACCTGGTCGACGTGATCACGAGTGCCACCTCCGTCGCGGCCTTCGTCCCCTGGGCGGACCGCGAGAAGGCCCTGGAGATCGTTCAGAACGCGTTTTGA
- a CDS encoding IMP cyclohydrolase, protein MYIGRFIVVGPEIAAYRVSSRSFPNRKIVERGDTLTVRPTAEAPESDNPYISYNCVKPGGESMVVGNGSHVDPIAEKLDLGYPPRDALVSGLFALDYEKDDYDTPRIAGIVGDEAYIGIVRRDALLVRAVTEPTLVATYEKDAPESYDFEATDATTAAEAVYEADFEHAVAAAGVSRSGDEFERAVHNGN, encoded by the coding sequence ATGTACATCGGTCGCTTCATCGTCGTCGGCCCGGAGATCGCCGCCTATCGAGTCTCCTCGCGATCGTTTCCCAACCGCAAAATCGTCGAGCGCGGGGACACACTGACCGTGCGGCCGACCGCCGAGGCCCCCGAATCGGACAACCCCTACATCTCCTATAACTGTGTGAAACCCGGCGGCGAGTCGATGGTCGTCGGCAACGGCTCACACGTCGATCCCATCGCGGAGAAACTCGACCTGGGCTATCCGCCCCGTGACGCCCTCGTATCCGGGCTGTTCGCCCTCGACTACGAGAAGGACGACTACGACACGCCCCGGATCGCCGGAATAGTCGGCGACGAGGCCTACATCGGGATCGTCCGCCGGGATGCGTTGCTGGTGCGTGCGGTGACGGAGCCGACCCTGGTTGCGACCTACGAGAAGGACGCCCCCGAATCCTACGACTTCGAGGCGACCGACGCCACGACGGCTGCCGAGGCAGTCTACGAGGCTGACTTCGAGCACGCCGTCGCCGCGGCCGGCGTTTCGCGTTCTGGAGACGAGTTCGAACGGGCCGTCCACAACGGGAACTAA